One window of Nymphaea colorata isolate Beijing-Zhang1983 chromosome 1, ASM883128v2, whole genome shotgun sequence genomic DNA carries:
- the LOC116259971 gene encoding transcription factor GAMYB, with product MGRTANETEDLYLTKHQTDSPSADDSGSSGAPGGVILKKGPWTAAEDAILVEYVKKHGEGNWNAVQKHSGLFRCGKSCRLRWANHLRPNLKKGAFTPEEERLIIELHARIGNKWARMAAQLPGRTDNEIKNYWNTRIKRRQRAGLPLYPSDMNLQTINEGQQNQNVNEFGVFDTGHQGLLHASGFEIPPVSFDSIKAAQENLPYTPSFPDVSVTNILGQGLGSSQGYNFLSPQTHRAKRLRDYDSSFPSFPSGTNCSFLYDPPFNQFQNDTFEKVQRPFSISFQSNPDPNRRSTSPLGCMMSGSHALSNGNFSASKPLNEVVKLELPSFQYPDTILNNLGASIPPLPPLETAVTFTQSPPMMHAQSDCSSPRNSGLLQALIHEAQALSTSKNHSCESSTHSSAMPGETADRSTMNQCDTEWAELSDSFCQTPASIFSECNPPASGSFIASSPVNEMTGTTKVEAVEQISNPSIETNELGIDIHFTRPDELLMSDWFEQSSECVKEQSNVTDTFATFLGEDFYNDYKQLDTESSALNQSCALGSLPWNNMPAVCQMSEQP from the exons ATGGGTCGGACAGCAAATGAGACCGAGGATCTTTATCTTACAAAGCATCAGACCGATTCACCATCAGCTGATGATAGTGGGAGTAGTGGAGCCCCGGGGGGCGTAATTCTGAAAAAAGGTCCATGGACAGCTGCAGAGGATGCCATTCTGGTAGAGTATGTCAAGAAACATGGTGAGGGAAACTGGAATGCAGTGCAAAAGCACTCAGGTCTTTTTCGATGTGGGAAAAGCTGTCGCTTGCGGTGGGCGAATCATCTAAGACCCAATTTGAAGAAAGGTGCTTTTACTCCTGAAGAAGAACGTCTGATAATTGAACTCCATGCCAGAATTGGAAATAAATGGGCCAGAATGGCAGCACAG TTGCCAGGGCGAACCGATAATGAGATAAAAAATTACTGGAACACTCGAATAAAGAGACGCCAACGAGCTGGTTTGCCTCTTTATCCTTCTGATATGAATCTGCAAACTATAAATGAGGGCCAGCAAAATCAAAATGTAAATGAATTCGGGGTGTTTGACACTGgtcatcaaggccttttgcaTGCCAGTGGCTTTGAGATTCCCCCTGTTTCATTCGACAGCATTAAAGCTGCTCAGGAGAACTTGCCTTACACACCCTCCTTTCCTGACGTCTCTGTGACTAACATTCTTGGTCAGGGTCTGGGATCCTCTCAAGGTTACAACTTTCTTAGCCCCCAGACTCACCGTGCCAAGAGACTTCGAGATTATGACTCCTCATTTCCTAGTTTTCCTAGTGGGACAAACTGTTCATTTCTATATGATCCCCCATTTAATCAGTTCCAGAACGACACATTCGAGAAGGTCCAGCGGCCCTTTTCCATAAGTTTTCAGTCCAATCCTGATCCAAACAGAAGGAGTACATCTCCTCTGGGGTGTATGATGTCCGGCAGCCATGCCCTATCAAATGGCAATTTCTCTGCTTCCAAGCCTCTCAATGAGGTTGTAAAGTTGGAGCTCCCTTCATTCCAATATCCAGATACCATTCTCAACAATTTGGGTGCAAGCATTCCTCCACTCCCGCCCCTGGAGACAGCTGTTACATTCACCCAGTCTCCTCCAATGATGCATGCACAGTCTGATTGCTCGTCACCTCGGAACAGTGGTCTCTTACAGGCACTGATTCATGAGGCCCAAGCACTGAGCACCTCAAAGAATCACTCCTGTGAAAGCAGTACCCATTCTTCTGCAATGCCTGGTGAGACTGCTGATCGATCTACCATGAACCAATGCGATACAGAGTGGGCTGAACTCAGTGACTCTTTTTGCCAGACTCCTGCTTCTATTTTTAGTGAATGTAATCCTCCTGCAAGTGGGTCATTTATAGCCTCCTCGCCTGTCAATGAGATGACTG GTACTACGAAGGTAGAAGCAGttgaacaaatttcaaatccaagtaTTGAGACTAATGAGCTGGGGATTGATATCCATTTCACAAGGCCAGATGAATTACTTATGTCAGACTGGTTTGAACAAAGTTCAGAATGTGTAAAGGAACAGTCAAATGTAACAGATACCTTTGCAACATTTCTTGGTGAGGATTTTTATAATGACTACAAACAGCTAGACACTGAATCTTCAGCATTAAATCAGTCCTGTGCACTTGGTTCTTTGCCTTGGAATAATATGCCGGCTGTCTGCCAAATGTCTGAACAACCTTGA